One genomic region from Streptomyces sp. NBC_01304 encodes:
- the pelF gene encoding GT4 family glycosyltransferase PelF, whose translation MPGSGRHVTLLTEGTYPHAHGGVSTWCDQLVRGMPEVSFNVVALTGSGREPVTWELPPNAYRHTSVPLWGPRPRGRAPLGTSRRRFLHTYEKFLLSFLDPQAHCDFGTGLRELALLARQGKLSAALRTESALRTLMWIWTMPHLTTAAARPTVHDALTATDLLEHALRPLGVRIPEDSVAHAVSSGLATLPALAARELDGVPFLLTEHGIYLRERYLGYRTEAQRWPVKAFMLGFYRELNTLGYRKADLITPCNQYNRRWEERGGAPAERIRTVYNGVDPYAFPHAGPEPATPTLSWAGRIDPIKDLETLIRAYACVRAELPETRLRLYGGVPAGGEGYRTRLEKLAAELGVADGISYEGRISDVARAYAAGSVVMLSSISEGFPFSLIEAMSCGRPTVSTDVGGVREAVGDTGLVVPPREPEKMAAAALSLLADAERRAELGRLARQRVIDRFTLRRSVDGFRQIYLELAGIDDVVYEPHVETVADWTVELRDPWYRDPWHHDSALDGAAW comes from the coding sequence ATGCCTGGTTCAGGACGCCATGTCACGCTGCTCACCGAGGGGACGTATCCCCATGCCCACGGCGGCGTGAGCACCTGGTGCGACCAGTTGGTACGAGGGATGCCCGAGGTGTCCTTCAACGTGGTCGCCCTCACCGGCAGCGGCCGCGAGCCCGTCACCTGGGAGCTGCCGCCCAACGCCTACCGGCACACCTCGGTGCCGCTGTGGGGCCCGCGCCCGCGCGGGCGGGCCCCGCTCGGGACTTCGCGGCGCCGATTCCTCCACACGTACGAGAAGTTCCTCCTCTCCTTCCTGGACCCGCAGGCGCACTGCGACTTCGGGACGGGGCTGCGGGAGCTGGCCCTCCTTGCCCGGCAGGGAAAGCTTTCCGCGGCGCTGCGTACGGAGTCGGCGCTGCGGACCCTGATGTGGATCTGGACCATGCCGCATCTGACGACGGCCGCCGCCCGGCCCACCGTGCACGACGCGCTCACCGCCACCGACCTCCTCGAACACGCGCTGCGCCCGCTGGGCGTGCGCATCCCCGAGGACTCGGTGGCGCACGCGGTGAGCAGCGGCCTTGCGACCCTTCCGGCGCTCGCGGCACGGGAGTTGGACGGCGTGCCCTTCCTCCTCACCGAGCACGGCATCTATCTGCGCGAGCGCTACCTCGGCTACCGGACCGAGGCCCAGCGCTGGCCGGTGAAGGCCTTCATGCTCGGCTTCTACCGGGAGCTGAACACGCTCGGCTACCGCAAGGCCGACCTGATCACGCCCTGCAACCAGTACAACCGCCGCTGGGAGGAGCGCGGCGGCGCCCCGGCCGAGCGGATCCGCACGGTCTACAACGGCGTCGACCCGTACGCCTTCCCGCACGCCGGACCCGAACCCGCCACGCCCACCCTCAGCTGGGCCGGGCGGATCGACCCGATCAAGGACCTGGAGACGCTCATCCGCGCCTACGCGTGCGTGCGGGCCGAACTCCCGGAGACCCGGCTGCGGTTGTACGGCGGCGTGCCCGCCGGGGGAGAGGGCTACCGGACGCGGCTCGAGAAGCTAGCGGCCGAGCTCGGAGTCGCCGACGGCATCAGCTACGAGGGGCGCATCAGTGATGTGGCGCGCGCCTATGCGGCGGGCAGCGTGGTGATGCTCTCCTCCATCAGCGAGGGCTTCCCGTTCTCCCTCATCGAGGCCATGTCCTGCGGCCGGCCCACGGTCTCCACGGACGTCGGCGGGGTGCGGGAGGCGGTCGGCGACACCGGTCTGGTGGTGCCGCCGCGCGAGCCGGAGAAGATGGCGGCGGCCGCGCTGTCGCTCCTTGCGGACGCCGAGCGCCGGGCGGAGCTCGGCCGGTTGGCGCGCCAGCGCGTCATCGACCGCTTCACGCTGCGCCGCTCCGTCGACGGCTTCCGGCAGATCTACCTGGAGCTCGCCGGGATCGACGACGTCGTGTACGAGCCGCACGTCGAGACCGTCGCCGACTGGACCGTCGAGCTGCGCGACCCCTGGTACCGCGACCCCTGGCACCACGACTCCGCCCTGGACGGGGCCGCCTGGTGA
- a CDS encoding spherulation-specific family 4 protein produces the protein MTNLLVPYYEHPAHRPAEWAALIEAAPHLYGVVLNPASGPGRAPDPAFAEVAAELRRAGVRVLGYTDTDYARRPHAEVVADLLRHQEWYGADGAFLDQVATEHHRLPHYRRLALAARAAGARTLVLNHGTAPHPEYAELADVLVTFEGTWETYTRQRPPGTRPGTLLCHLVYDAPADALVTADLHCAVPGAGAHPWGTLPHALRTVAR, from the coding sequence ATGACCAACCTCCTGGTCCCGTACTACGAGCACCCGGCCCACCGCCCCGCCGAGTGGGCCGCGCTCATCGAGGCCGCCCCCCACCTGTACGGCGTCGTCCTCAACCCCGCGAGCGGCCCGGGCCGCGCCCCCGACCCGGCCTTCGCCGAGGTCGCGGCCGAGCTGCGGCGGGCCGGCGTCCGGGTGCTCGGCTACACCGACACGGACTACGCCCGCCGCCCGCACGCCGAAGTCGTCGCCGACCTGCTGCGGCACCAGGAGTGGTACGGCGCCGACGGTGCGTTCCTCGATCAAGTGGCCACGGAACACCACCGGTTGCCGCACTACCGCCGCCTCGCCCTGGCCGCGCGCGCGGCAGGGGCCCGCACGCTCGTGCTCAACCACGGCACGGCCCCGCACCCGGAGTACGCCGAACTCGCCGACGTACTGGTCACGTTCGAGGGCACCTGGGAGACGTACACCCGACAACGCCCACCGGGCACCCGGCCGGGCACGCTCCTGTGCCACCTCGTGTACGACGCCCCGGCCGACGCCCTCGTCACGGCGGACCTGCACTGCGCGGTGCCGGGCGCGGGTGCGCACCCGTGGGGGACGCTCCCGCACGCGCTGCGTACGGTGGCCCGGTGA
- a CDS encoding endo alpha-1,4 polygalactosaminidase, whose protein sequence is MRRVLVLLLALLLAGCTSARQDDPGPAQPTGKRWQPRPGTPWQWQLRGKLDPAVDVPVYDIDGFDHSAGTVADLHRRGRKVICYLSTGAWEEFRPDAGRFPRAVIGRSNGWPGERWLDIRRTDVLEPLMAERIDMCREKGFDAVEPDNMDGHLNRTGFPLKAADQLRYNRLIARLAHERGLAVGLKNDLEQIPTLVRDFDFAVNEQCAEFGECHLLKPFIAAGKAVFHVEYELPTRRFCGQAKRLGLSSMLKRYELDAWRSPCGKP, encoded by the coding sequence GTGAGACGTGTACTCGTGCTGCTCCTGGCCCTGCTCCTCGCGGGCTGTACCTCGGCCCGCCAGGATGATCCGGGCCCCGCGCAGCCCACCGGCAAGCGCTGGCAGCCCCGCCCCGGCACCCCCTGGCAGTGGCAGCTCAGAGGAAAGCTGGACCCGGCCGTCGACGTCCCGGTCTACGACATCGACGGCTTCGACCACTCGGCCGGCACGGTCGCCGACCTGCACCGGCGCGGCCGCAAGGTGATCTGCTACCTGTCCACGGGGGCCTGGGAGGAGTTCCGCCCGGACGCCGGCCGCTTCCCGCGCGCGGTCATCGGCCGGTCCAACGGCTGGCCCGGCGAGCGCTGGCTCGACATCCGCCGCACCGACGTCCTGGAACCCCTGATGGCCGAGCGCATCGACATGTGCCGCGAGAAGGGCTTCGACGCGGTCGAGCCGGACAACATGGACGGCCACCTCAACCGCACCGGCTTCCCGCTCAAGGCCGCCGACCAGCTCCGCTACAACCGCCTCATCGCCCGCCTCGCCCATGAACGCGGCCTGGCGGTCGGCCTCAAGAACGACCTGGAGCAGATCCCCACCCTGGTGCGGGACTTCGATTTCGCGGTGAACGAGCAGTGCGCCGAGTTCGGCGAGTGCCACCTGCTCAAGCCGTTCATCGCGGCCGGGAAGGCGGTCTTCCACGTCGAGTACGAACTGCCGACCCGGCGCTTCTGCGGCCAGGCGAAGCGGCTGGGCCTGAGCTCGATGCTGAAGCGGTACGAACTGGACGCGTGGCGCTCGCCCTGCGGGAAGCCCTAG
- a CDS encoding adenosylcobinamide-GDP ribazoletransferase: MTTKTPSGGLAHGIRFAFGTLTVLPVRVTRWDRDAARAGMLCAPLAGLVVGLFAAALGGLLLLLGAGPLLAAAATAAVPAVLTRGLHLDGIADTADGLGSAKPAEDALQIMKRSDIGPFGVITLLFVLLAQVAVLFQLYEESWALGAVAAAISAVAARTALTLASRHGVPAARPEGLGKAVAETVPVRAALLVLLAATGAAAASGALFGTYDVIRCAVAVLAGVGVAELLLRHCVRRFGGVTGDVFGALAETAATAALVVLALG; the protein is encoded by the coding sequence ATGACCACGAAGACTCCGTCGGGCGGCCTGGCGCACGGCATACGTTTCGCCTTCGGCACCCTCACCGTCCTGCCGGTCCGGGTGACCCGCTGGGACCGGGACGCCGCCCGCGCCGGCATGCTCTGCGCCCCGCTCGCGGGCCTGGTCGTGGGCCTCTTCGCCGCCGCACTCGGCGGACTCCTCCTGCTGCTCGGCGCGGGCCCGCTGCTCGCGGCCGCCGCGACCGCCGCGGTGCCCGCCGTGCTCACGCGCGGGCTTCACCTGGACGGCATCGCGGACACCGCGGACGGCCTCGGCAGCGCCAAGCCCGCCGAGGACGCGCTGCAGATCATGAAGCGCTCGGACATCGGCCCGTTCGGCGTCATCACCCTCCTGTTCGTCCTGCTCGCGCAGGTGGCGGTCCTCTTCCAGCTGTACGAGGAGAGCTGGGCGCTCGGCGCGGTCGCGGCCGCGATCTCCGCGGTGGCCGCCCGCACCGCCCTCACCCTGGCCTCGCGCCACGGAGTCCCGGCGGCCCGCCCGGAGGGCCTGGGCAAGGCGGTCGCGGAGACGGTGCCGGTCCGGGCGGCACTGCTCGTACTGCTCGCCGCGACCGGGGCGGCGGCCGCTTCGGGGGCGCTGTTCGGAACGTACGACGTGATCCGTTGCGCAGTCGCGGTCCTGGCCGGCGTCGGGGTGGCGGAGCTGCTGCTCCGGCACTGCGTGCGGCGGTTCGGCGGGGTCACGGGCGACGTGTTCGGGGCACTGGCCGAGACGGCGGCGACTGCCGCGCTCGTCGTGCTGGCGCTGGGCTGA
- a CDS encoding phosphatidylglycerol lysyltransferase domain-containing protein yields the protein MGDVGFAAGETDKREQQDRHDKDVRREKHAVASRRGAAFAVWYLRAVAFINFLSAVWVSLGQDLRRHNTENYFTPYMLTAGFASGLFTLFLAITMRRRKRAAWILNFVLGGLFLLLFTFAMFFAEIRQYAQNWISLGLTAAFVAALLIGRHEFYAKGDRSNPKLAAAVAAGGLLATSLFAAFLVTVTNHAHDGHHSTFLDRWRYGTMRLVSLATNDKHFAGITTPGWVNVVINVLSTLLLLAVLYAAFRSRKAVDPLTEQDEQQLRALLDKQGDRDSLGYFALRREKSVVWSPTGKAAVTYRVVGGVSLASGDPIGDPEAWPGAIEPWLAEAREHGWAPAVMGASEEAGTVYARHGLDALELGDEAIVETAEFTLDGRAMRTVRQAYNRVKRAGYEVRIRRHEDIPADEMTYLLKKADDWRDGATERGFSMALGRLGDPGDGRCVMLECTDGDGELRAVLSFVPWGPKGLSLDLMRRDRDSENGLMEYMVIELLQRAEEIGITQVSLNFAMFRSVFERGSRLGAGPVLRLWRSLLSFFSRWWQIESLYRANAKYRPIWEPRFLLFEKSGDLLRIGIASARAEGFLEAPGLPKWLHRRHLESQR from the coding sequence ATGGGAGACGTCGGATTTGCGGCCGGGGAAACCGACAAGCGCGAGCAGCAGGACCGTCACGACAAGGACGTCCGGCGCGAGAAGCACGCCGTGGCGAGCAGACGCGGCGCCGCCTTCGCCGTCTGGTACTTGCGGGCCGTCGCGTTCATCAATTTCCTCAGCGCCGTCTGGGTCTCCCTGGGCCAGGATCTGCGCCGCCACAACACGGAGAACTACTTCACGCCGTACATGCTGACGGCGGGCTTCGCGTCGGGTCTGTTCACGCTGTTCCTGGCGATCACCATGCGGCGCCGCAAACGCGCCGCATGGATCCTCAACTTCGTGCTCGGCGGCCTGTTCCTGCTGCTCTTCACCTTCGCCATGTTCTTCGCGGAGATCCGGCAGTACGCCCAGAACTGGATCTCGCTGGGACTCACCGCGGCCTTCGTGGCGGCCCTCCTGATCGGCCGTCACGAGTTCTACGCGAAGGGCGACCGGTCCAACCCGAAGCTCGCCGCCGCGGTCGCGGCCGGCGGGCTCCTTGCGACCTCCTTGTTCGCCGCGTTCCTGGTGACGGTCACCAACCACGCGCACGACGGCCACCACTCCACGTTCCTGGACCGCTGGCGCTACGGCACCATGCGCCTCGTCTCGCTCGCCACGAACGACAAGCACTTCGCGGGCATCACCACCCCCGGCTGGGTGAACGTCGTCATCAACGTGCTCAGCACGCTGCTCCTGCTCGCCGTCCTGTACGCCGCCTTCCGGTCCCGCAAGGCCGTCGACCCGCTCACCGAGCAGGACGAGCAACAGCTGCGCGCCCTGCTCGACAAGCAGGGCGACCGGGACTCGCTCGGCTACTTCGCGCTGCGCCGCGAGAAGAGCGTCGTCTGGTCCCCGACCGGGAAGGCCGCGGTCACCTACCGCGTGGTCGGCGGCGTCTCGCTCGCCTCGGGCGACCCGATCGGCGACCCCGAGGCCTGGCCCGGCGCCATCGAGCCCTGGCTGGCCGAGGCCCGCGAGCACGGCTGGGCGCCGGCCGTGATGGGCGCGAGCGAGGAGGCCGGCACGGTCTACGCCCGGCACGGCCTGGACGCCCTGGAGCTCGGCGACGAAGCGATCGTGGAGACCGCCGAGTTCACGCTGGACGGGCGGGCCATGCGCACCGTCCGCCAGGCCTACAACCGGGTCAAGCGGGCCGGGTACGAGGTGCGGATCCGGCGCCACGAGGACATCCCCGCCGACGAGATGACGTACCTCCTGAAGAAGGCGGACGACTGGCGCGACGGTGCCACCGAGCGCGGCTTCTCGATGGCCCTGGGAAGGCTCGGCGACCCCGGCGACGGGCGCTGTGTGATGCTCGAATGCACCGACGGCGACGGCGAGTTGAGAGCGGTGCTCTCCTTCGTGCCGTGGGGCCCCAAGGGGCTCTCCCTCGATCTGATGCGGCGTGACCGGGACTCCGAGAACGGCCTGATGGAGTACATGGTCATCGAACTCCTGCAGCGCGCCGAAGAGATCGGGATCACTCAGGTCTCACTGAACTTCGCGATGTTCAGGTCGGTCTTCGAACGTGGCTCGCGGCTCGGCGCGGGCCCCGTGCTCCGGCTCTGGCGCTCCCTGCTCAGCTTCTTCTCCCGTTGGTGGCAGATCGAGTCGCTGTATCGCGCCAACGCCAAGTACCGGCCCATCTGGGAGCCGCGGTTCCTGCTCTTCGAGAAGAGCGGCGATCTGCTGCGCATCGGAATCGCCTCCGCCAGGGCCGAGGGCTTCCTCGAAGCCCCCGGCCTGCCGAAATGGCTGCACCGCAGACACCTGGAGTCACAGAGATGA
- the cobT gene encoding nicotinate-nucleotide--dimethylbenzimidazole phosphoribosyltransferase codes for MSSLNLDDFSDLIERPDGGVRRDAEARRERLAVPPGALGRLDELGEWLAAAQSSVPVKPIARPRVLLFAGDHGVAELGVSARPQGSAHELVRAVLEGESPVAVLARRIDAPVRVVDMALDCEPDALPAEVVSHRVRRGSGRIDIEDALTREETEQAFQAGMAIADEEADSGTDLVVLGDLSVGGTTPAATLIAALCGTDASVVTGRGGRPIDDLAWMRKCAAVRDALRRARPVLGDQLELLQTVGGADLAAITGFLLQSAVRRTPVILDGVVSAACALVAQRVAFRSPDWWLAGHTSGEPAQAKAFDRLALEPLLTQGVTAGEGTGALLALPLVQSAAALAAELPEAPAAEPEAEPGDESEPEVDPEADPEIAP; via the coding sequence ATGAGCTCGCTGAATCTCGACGACTTCTCCGATCTGATCGAGCGCCCCGACGGCGGCGTTCGCCGTGACGCCGAAGCCCGCAGGGAGCGCCTGGCCGTGCCGCCCGGCGCGCTCGGCCGGCTCGACGAGCTGGGCGAGTGGCTTGCGGCCGCGCAGTCGTCAGTTCCGGTCAAGCCGATCGCGCGCCCGCGCGTGCTGCTGTTCGCCGGCGATCACGGGGTGGCGGAGCTCGGGGTGTCGGCGCGGCCGCAGGGCAGCGCGCACGAACTGGTCCGGGCGGTCCTGGAGGGCGAGAGCCCCGTCGCGGTCCTGGCCCGCAGAATCGATGCGCCCGTACGCGTCGTGGACATGGCCCTCGACTGCGAGCCGGACGCACTGCCCGCCGAGGTGGTCTCCCACCGGGTGCGGCGCGGCTCCGGGCGCATCGACATCGAGGACGCGCTGACCCGCGAGGAGACCGAGCAGGCCTTCCAGGCAGGCATGGCGATCGCGGACGAGGAGGCGGACTCCGGCACCGATCTGGTCGTCCTCGGCGATCTCAGCGTGGGCGGCACGACGCCCGCGGCGACCCTGATCGCCGCCCTGTGCGGCACCGACGCCTCGGTGGTCACCGGGCGCGGCGGGCGGCCCATCGACGACCTGGCCTGGATGCGCAAGTGCGCGGCGGTCCGCGACGCGCTGCGCCGGGCCCGCCCGGTGCTCGGCGACCAGCTGGAGCTCCTGCAGACCGTGGGCGGCGCCGACCTCGCGGCCATCACCGGCTTCCTGCTGCAGAGCGCGGTGCGCCGGACCCCGGTGATCCTCGACGGCGTGGTCTCCGCGGCCTGCGCCCTGGTCGCCCAGCGCGTCGCCTTCCGGTCGCCCGACTGGTGGCTGGCCGGGCACACCAGCGGCGAGCCCGCACAGGCCAAGGCCTTCGACCGGCTCGCGCTCGAACCGCTGCTCACCCAGGGCGTCACCGCGGGCGAGGGCACGGGCGCGCTGCTCGCGTTGCCCCTGGTGCAGTCGGCGGCGGCCCTGGCGGCGGAGCTTCCCGAGGCGCCCGCCGCCGAGCCGGAAGCCGAACCTGGGGATGAGTCGGAGCCCGAGGTAGACCCTGAGGCTGACCCGGAAATCGCCCCCTAG